In Desulfurella sp., the sequence TTTGAATAGCCTTATATATTGTATTAGAATCTCCTATAGAAATAGGCATCGATGGTAACAATGGTGCTACACCACCAACCTCAAACATTATTAGAAGGTTTGGGGCATGTAGTTTTTGAGCTAAAGCAGCGGCAGCACAAGGGACGCCAGTACCTACAGAACAAGAAGCACCATCTTCAAACATTCTAGCTGCTACACAAATCATTAATTCCATTTCGTTGTATTTACTCATTTCCCGCCNNNNNNNNNNTTACATCAAGGTGTAATACTTTGTGTCTTAATTTTCTTAATTTTTCGATTCCGCCAGTCATTTCTAAAAAACCATTAAAATCTTTAACATTGTAAATATACTTTTCTAAAAATGCGTTATACGAACTTTCATTTTCTGCTGCTTTTAACATCTCCCTCAAAAAATCAACATCCATGTGATATTCATATGGCATCCCCCCCGGATGAGCTCCAAACGGTACTTCTACAACAGCATCAACTAAATAGAAAGGTATAGTTGTTTTTAATGGATCATCACGGAAAAATTCTGTGGGTACTAATTTCTCTGTTGTTATAATGACTTTTTTTGATGCTTCAGCTAATTCAACATCAACTAACGTTGTGCCTCTAATAAAACTGTTTCCATAAATATCTGCAGCATGAACATGTATAAAAACTATATCTGGATACAATGCTGGAATAGCGGCATATGTTTTACCACTAAAAGGACAAGTGATCTCTTTCGCTGCACTGTATTTAAAAGTATCTGTTCCAAGAATAGATCTAGCTGGTAAAAAAGAAAGACCCATTGCTGCAGCTTTTGCTCGCCAAGCAAGTGTTCCATTAGACCATTCAGTAACTTTTACCTTTCCTGTTTCAAAACATCTTCTGGCCATCTTAGATACGCCTAAAGCTTCTAATGCCATTCCGTATGAGATATCACATTCCTCAAAACATCCAGCCATAAAAGCTAATACAGAAGGTAATGGAGATCCACCAACAGCCCCATATTTAAGATTTTTCCTTGGATTTTTCTTAGTTTGTCTTATAAGCTCCATAAGAGCAGCTACAGGTGTTCTTTCTATTGCAGAGTTACCAGCTGCAATGTAGTCACCATCTTTTAAATATTCCGAAATACATTTCTCTAAAGTAGTTACCTTATTAAACATTTTTTTTGAGCGATTTTTAAATATAACGCGCATTTCATCAGGATCATAAAATCCATATAACCTTCCTACGCTCTCCATGTCTATGCCCTCCTAATAATTTA encodes:
- a CDS encoding CoA transferase subunit A, whose product is MESVGRLYGFYDPDEMRVIFKNRSKKMFNKVTTLEKCISEYLKDGDYIAAGNSAIERTPVAALMELIRQTKKNPRKNLKYGAVGGSPLPSVLAFMAGCFEECDISYGMALEALGVSKMARRCFETGKVKVTEWSNGTLAWRAKAAAMGLSFLPARSILGTDTFKYSAAKEITCPFSGKTYAAIPALYPDIVFIHVHAADIYGNSFIRGTTLVDVELAEASKKVIITTEKLVPTEFFRDDPLKTTIPFYLVDAVVEVPFGAHPGGMPYEYHMDVDFLREMLKAAENESSYNAFLEKYIYNVKDFNGFLEMTGGIEKLRKLRHKVLHLDV